Proteins from one Impatiens glandulifera chromosome 2, dImpGla2.1, whole genome shotgun sequence genomic window:
- the LOC124924400 gene encoding uncharacterized protein LOC124924400 — MSRKKKDENDVLTTRNSDHTGAIICTTIFNGGNYIGWSSGMRLALEAKSKLVYIDGSLVVPKESKVFDKWRKMDCLVCSWILNTVSDEIKSNYSSTTTALDLWLDIKERYQENNGPQAYQIQKAISNLRQEPLPACDCDPRTVCCYRMTKLVVQVDTSNKLTQFLMGLNKYFDNARQQILLMDPKPSLNRAYAMLLSIERQKEVQTLMNEQTDNFAMSMKENFDQQRSQNNTRNNRGK, encoded by the exons ATGTCTAGAAAGAAAAAAGACGAAAATGATGTGCTAACGACGCGTAACTCAGATCATACAGGTGCAATTATATGTACTACTATTTTTAATGGTGGAAATTATATTGGCTGGAGTAGTGGTATGCGATTAGCGCTAGAAGCAAAATCAAAGTTAGTGTATATTGATGGATCTTTAGTTGTACCAAAAGAATCAAAAGTGTTTGATAAATGGCGAAAGATGGATTGTTTAGTCTGTTCTTGGATTCTGAACACTGTGTCAGATGAGATTAAATCAAACTATTCTTCCACAACCACAGCGTTGGACTTATGGCTTGATATCAAAGAACGATATCAAGAAAACAACGGTCCACAAGCTTATCAGATCCAAAAGGCCATTAGTAACTTGAGACAGG AACCTCTACCAGCATGCGATTGTGACCCAAGAACTGTTTGCTGCTACAGAATGACGAAATTGGTGGTCCAAGTtgatacatcaaacaagctgaCACAATTCTTAATGGGAttgaacaaatattttgataacgCAAGGCAACAGATTCTCCTCATGGACCCAAAACCAAGCTTAAATCGTGCTTATGCCATGTTGCTTAGCATTGAAAGACAAAAGGAAGTGCAGACTTTAATGAATGAACAAACAGATAATTTTGCAATGTCTATGAAGGAGAATTTTGATCAGCAAAGAAGTCAGAATAATACTCGAAACAATAGAGGAAAATGA